GGATTGGGAAAGCATAGAACAATCCCTTCATCCATAATGCTGCCATCAGCATCATAAAATTTACGGAAACCCGCCATACGCGCTTCTGGCAAGTTCTTTTGTGTCAGTTTTTGAGCAATTTCATAAGCCTTAGGTCCAGATAGGCGAATCACGCCCACACCACCACGCCCTGGTGGCGTTGCAATTGCGGCAATCGTGGTTTGACTTTGCATATTATTCACCTAAAAACCTAAAATCCAGCCAAAGAAAAATCCGCCTAAGATTACCATCTTAAGCGGATTTATTCAGCAAAAGTTCAACGATTAAGAAGCTGATTCAGTCTTATTGATACGACCTTTTTCAACGCTCTTATTAATAAACGACTGCTGTAAAATAGTAATACTGTTGTTCACGATCCAGTACAGCACGAGACCTGCAGGGAAGAACAACATAAATACCGTGAACATAATCGGCATAATGCGGAACACTTTTGCCTGCATTGGATCAGCGGGTTGTGGGTTCAACATTTGCTGCGCAAACATGGTAGCACCCATGATTAACGGCAAGATGAACCAAGGATCCATTGCTGACAAGTCTTGAATCCAGCCTAACCATGGTGCATGACGTAATTCCACACTTTCCATGAGTACCCAGTACAAAGCAAGGAAAATTGGCATTTGTAGCAATAATGGTAAACAACCTGAAAGTGGATTTACTTGTTCACGCTTGTATAAAGCCATCATTTCTTGCGAGAAGCGCATACGGTCTTCACCGAACTCTTCTTTCATGCGTTGCATTTCTGGTGCAATCACACGCATTTTCGCCATAGAACGATAACTTTTTGAAGATAAAGGCCACAAGATCATCTTCACCATAATGGTAAGCAAGATGATTGACCATCCCCAGTTACCCACAATGCTATGGAAGAATTGCAGACCTAAGAACAAGAGTTTAGCAATTGGCCATAACCAACCATAATCAACAGTCTGATTTAAACCTACAGCTAAATCTTTTAATTCTGATTGTACTTTTGGACCTGAATAAAGTTTTGCATCCACTTCCATTGAAGTGCCTGCCGGAACATTAATCACTGGTGAGGTAAAACCAATGATATTCATGTGATCAGCAGATTGACGAGATTCAAGCTTAGCTACATAAGGCTGACCATTGGCTTGAGTCAACTTAAGATTTCCAGGAATCCAAGCACTTACAAAGTAATGCTGAACAATTGCTACCCATCCACCCTTCGCTTCAGTA
This genomic stretch from Acinetobacter pittii harbors:
- the yidC gene encoding membrane protein insertase YidC, with the protein product MQQWARFAILGAMFVTAYLLILAWQKDYGNAATAPQQQAAAVSSHEVSADLPNAKNATVASDVPQANIAQSQTTDATAPVNQQLISVQTDLYHIWINPKGGDIVRIELLSHDKSKDSDQPFVMLENDAKRTYVAQSGLIGLNGPDSSRGGRPLYAVEKTSYTLADAKGVQDQKGQSEKVLNVPMVFKTPEGVEIIKTFTFTQGQYPIVVKHQVINRSQQSWQGQMFGQLKRDNSEDPGKSSQGIFTLGTFLGGAWGTPDAHYNKLKFANFSEEKVNTEAKGGWVAIVQHYFVSAWIPGNLKLTQANGQPYVAKLESRQSADHMNIIGFTSPVINVPAGTSMEVDAKLYSGPKVQSELKDLAVGLNQTVDYGWLWPIAKLLFLGLQFFHSIVGNWGWSIILLTIMVKMILWPLSSKSYRSMAKMRVIAPEMQRMKEEFGEDRMRFSQEMMALYKREQVNPLSGCLPLLLQMPIFLALYWVLMESVELRHAPWLGWIQDLSAMDPWFILPLIMGATMFAQQMLNPQPADPMQAKVFRIMPIMFTVFMLFFPAGLVLYWIVNNSITILQQSFINKSVEKGRINKTESAS